One Streptomyces sp. SAI-135 DNA segment encodes these proteins:
- a CDS encoding YafY family protein: MTTDTPARLLTLLSLLQTPREWPGGELADRLGVSRRTVRRDIDRLRELGYPVEASKGSDGGYRLVAGKAMPPLVLDDEEAVAIAVGLRAGAGHAVEGVDEASVRALAKLEQVLPSRLRHRVATLQAATTPLTSGDGASIPTETLTVMASTVAGHERLRFSYRAKDGAESRRVVEPYRLVSTGRRWYLVAYDLDRGDWRTFRVDRVDDPFATGARFAPRELPTGSAAEYLRQSMYRRQETYELVVTFEADVSVVGPRVPGWVGVPEPLGAGRCRLRASVGDAVEWMAVRLAMTGVEFRVEEPPELVAAVRELGGRLVRAAGEVA, translated from the coding sequence ATGACGACGGACACCCCGGCACGGCTCCTGACGCTCCTCTCCCTCCTTCAGACGCCCCGCGAATGGCCCGGCGGCGAGCTCGCCGACCGCCTCGGGGTCTCCCGCCGCACGGTCCGGCGGGACATCGACCGCCTCCGCGAACTGGGCTATCCCGTCGAGGCGTCCAAGGGCTCCGACGGCGGCTACCGGCTCGTCGCGGGCAAGGCCATGCCCCCGCTCGTCCTCGACGACGAGGAGGCCGTGGCCATCGCCGTCGGTCTGCGCGCGGGCGCGGGGCACGCGGTCGAGGGGGTGGACGAGGCGTCCGTACGGGCGCTGGCGAAACTCGAACAGGTCCTGCCGTCCCGTCTGCGGCATCGCGTCGCCACCCTCCAGGCCGCGACGACTCCGCTGACCAGCGGGGACGGGGCGAGCATTCCGACCGAGACCCTGACGGTAATGGCCTCGACGGTGGCCGGACACGAGCGACTCCGCTTCTCCTACCGGGCCAAGGACGGCGCCGAGTCCCGACGGGTGGTGGAGCCCTACCGCCTGGTCTCCACCGGCCGCCGCTGGTACCTGGTCGCCTACGACCTCGACCGCGGCGACTGGCGGACCTTCCGGGTCGACCGGGTGGACGACCCCTTCGCCACGGGGGCGCGGTTCGCTCCGCGGGAGTTGCCGACGGGGAGCGCGGCGGAGTATCTGCGGCAGTCGATGTACCGGCGCCAGGAGACGTACGAGCTGGTCGTGACGTTCGAGGCCGATGTGTCGGTGGTGGGGCCCCGGGTGCCCGGATGGGTGGGGGTGCCGGAGCCGCTGGGCGCGGGACGGTGCCGGCTGCGGGCGTCGGTGGGGGACGCGGTGGAGTGGATGGCGGTGCGGCTGGCGATGACGGGGGTGGAGTTCCGGGTGGAGGAGCCGCCGGAACTGGTGGCGGCGGTGCGGGAGCTGGGGGGCCGGCTGGTTCGGGCGGCTGGGGAAGTCGCCTGA
- a CDS encoding sigma-70 family RNA polymerase sigma factor, whose translation MATRAVARRKSATGGSTDAARSVRVHGGEIADRDLVGMYLDEIARTPLLDAAKEVELSQIIEAGVFARQVLDGYEEAKADATREELEALVEEGERAKDVFIRSNLRLVVAVARRYPRSGLPLLDLIQEGNAGLVRAVEKFDYRKGFKFSTYATWWIRQAITRSIADQSRTIRLPVHLVEELGRIRRVQREFNREHGRDPEPAEIAAELGSNAERVTDVLDWARDPVSLNMSVDDDGDTQFGDLLEDTSAVSPEQSVLTLLRSEELDDLIGRLDQRTASIIKMRYGIEDGRERTLTEVGKEHGLTRERIRQIEKHALLELKKLARSTGFDAAA comes from the coding sequence ATGGCAACCCGTGCCGTCGCCCGTCGTAAGTCCGCCACCGGCGGGTCTACCGACGCGGCACGCAGTGTTCGCGTCCATGGCGGCGAGATCGCCGACCGCGACCTGGTCGGCATGTACCTCGACGAGATCGCGCGTACGCCGCTGCTCGACGCCGCCAAGGAAGTCGAGCTGTCCCAGATCATCGAGGCGGGTGTGTTCGCCCGACAGGTCCTCGACGGGTACGAGGAAGCCAAGGCGGACGCCACCCGCGAAGAGCTGGAGGCCCTGGTGGAGGAGGGGGAGCGCGCCAAGGACGTGTTCATCCGCTCCAACCTCCGCCTGGTCGTGGCCGTGGCCCGCCGCTACCCCCGCAGCGGACTGCCCCTGCTCGACCTGATCCAGGAGGGCAACGCCGGCCTGGTGCGCGCGGTCGAGAAGTTCGACTACCGCAAGGGCTTCAAGTTCTCGACGTACGCGACCTGGTGGATCCGTCAGGCCATCACCCGCTCCATCGCCGACCAGTCCCGCACCATCCGGCTGCCCGTCCACCTCGTGGAGGAGCTGGGCCGCATCCGCCGTGTGCAGCGCGAGTTCAACCGCGAGCACGGCCGCGACCCGGAGCCCGCGGAGATCGCCGCCGAGCTCGGCTCCAACGCCGAGCGGGTGACGGACGTCCTGGACTGGGCCCGCGACCCGGTCTCGCTGAACATGTCGGTGGACGACGACGGCGACACCCAGTTCGGCGACCTCCTGGAGGACACGTCGGCGGTCTCGCCGGAGCAGTCGGTGCTGACGCTGCTGCGCAGCGAGGAGCTGGACGACCTCATCGGCCGCCTCGACCAGCGCACCGCGTCCATCATCAAGATGCGGTACGGCATCGAGGACGGGCGCGAGCGCACGCTGACCGAGGTCGGCAAGGAGCACGGGCTCACCCGTGAGCGGATCCGGCAGATCGAGAAGCACGCCCTGCTGGAGCTGAAGAAGCTGGCGCGGTCCACCGGGTTCGACGCGGCGGCGTAG
- a CDS encoding GNAT family N-acetyltransferase: MPSEGTEVQVRPGAESDLGALTDLYNHYVRETPITFDTAVFTPEERRPWLLSHLEDGRYPLMVATDTDPTGTSQRILGYATSSPFRAKPAYATSVEVTVYVAPDAGGRGVGTLLYKALFEALTGQDLHRAFAGIAQPNEASTRLHERFGFRYVGTYREVGRKFGRYWDVAWYEKDL, from the coding sequence ATGCCGTCGGAAGGTACAGAGGTGCAGGTCAGGCCGGGAGCCGAAAGCGACCTCGGGGCCCTGACCGACCTCTACAACCACTACGTCCGTGAGACGCCGATCACATTCGACACCGCTGTCTTCACTCCGGAAGAGCGCCGCCCTTGGCTGCTCTCCCACCTTGAAGACGGCCGGTACCCCCTGATGGTTGCCACCGACACCGACCCGACAGGAACCTCACAGAGGATCCTCGGGTACGCCACATCCAGCCCTTTTCGCGCCAAGCCCGCCTACGCGACCTCCGTGGAGGTCACCGTCTACGTCGCCCCGGACGCGGGCGGCCGGGGCGTCGGCACGCTCCTCTACAAGGCCCTCTTCGAGGCCCTGACGGGCCAGGACCTGCATCGCGCCTTCGCGGGCATCGCCCAGCCCAACGAAGCGTCCACGCGGCTGCATGAACGCTTCGGATTCCGGTACGTCGGCACCTACCGGGAGGTGGGCCGCAAGTTCGGCCGCTACTGGGACGTGGCCTGGTACGAGAAGGACCTGTAG
- a CDS encoding class III extradiol ring-cleavage dioxygenase yields MSADTLERMPALYLSHGAPPLADDPIWPGELAAWSADLPRPKAILMVSAHWEEAPLALGAVTPVPLVYDFWGFPEHYYRVTYDAPGAPELAESVRKLLRAPGIPVQDIPDRGLDHGAYVPLVEMFPEADIPVLQISMPTLDPVRLMEIGRKLAPLRDEGVLIVGSGFFTHNLAALRHTGPGVPTWSSEFDDWGRRALEARDVDSLLDFLHKAPAGRYAHPRTEHFAPLFVTMGAADVSGELDTQKSVIEGFWMGMAKRSVQFG; encoded by the coding sequence ATGTCCGCCGACACGCTGGAGCGCATGCCCGCCCTGTACCTCAGCCACGGGGCACCGCCGCTCGCCGACGACCCGATCTGGCCCGGTGAGCTCGCCGCCTGGTCCGCGGACCTGCCCCGGCCCAAGGCGATCCTCATGGTCTCCGCCCACTGGGAGGAGGCCCCCCTCGCCCTCGGCGCGGTGACCCCGGTCCCGCTCGTCTACGACTTCTGGGGCTTCCCCGAGCACTACTACCGAGTGACCTACGACGCCCCCGGCGCCCCCGAACTCGCCGAGTCCGTGCGCAAGTTGCTGCGCGCTCCCGGCATCCCGGTGCAGGACATCCCGGACCGCGGCCTGGACCACGGCGCCTACGTCCCGCTCGTCGAGATGTTCCCCGAGGCCGACATCCCGGTCCTGCAGATCTCCATGCCGACCCTGGACCCGGTCCGCCTCATGGAGATCGGCCGCAAGCTCGCCCCGCTGCGCGACGAGGGCGTCCTGATCGTCGGCTCCGGCTTCTTCACCCACAACCTCGCCGCCCTGCGCCACACCGGCCCCGGGGTGCCCACCTGGTCCTCCGAGTTCGACGACTGGGGCCGGCGGGCCCTGGAGGCGCGGGACGTGGACTCCCTGCTGGACTTCCTCCACAAGGCCCCGGCCGGGCGCTACGCCCATCCGCGCACGGAGCACTTCGCGCCGCTCTTCGTCACCATGGGCGCGGCGGACGTGAGCGGTGAGCTGGACACGCAGAAGTCCGTCATCGAGGGGTTCTGGATGGGGATGGCGAAGCGGTCGGTGCAGTTCGGCTGA
- a CDS encoding MarR family transcriptional regulator: protein MNTAPAPDEEPQWLDDEEQRIWRSYVNATTLLEDHLDRQLQRDAGMPHIYYGLLVGLAEAPQRRLRMTELAMKAKITRSRLSHAIARLERNGWVRREDCPDDKRGQFAVLTDPGLEMLRGAAPGHVRAVRNALFDRLTPEQQKSLGEIMQIVAEGLQPDEAGADLPWLR, encoded by the coding sequence ATGAACACGGCACCCGCCCCCGACGAGGAGCCCCAGTGGCTCGACGACGAAGAGCAGCGCATCTGGCGCTCGTACGTGAACGCCACGACCCTGCTCGAGGATCACCTCGACCGCCAGCTCCAGCGGGACGCGGGCATGCCGCACATCTACTACGGACTGCTCGTCGGCCTCGCCGAGGCCCCGCAGCGGCGGCTGCGGATGACCGAGCTGGCCATGAAGGCGAAGATCACCCGGTCTCGGCTCTCGCACGCCATCGCGCGGCTCGAGCGCAACGGCTGGGTGCGCCGGGAGGACTGCCCCGACGACAAGCGCGGCCAGTTCGCGGTGCTCACCGACCCGGGTCTGGAGATGCTGCGGGGCGCCGCGCCGGGCCATGTGCGGGCCGTGCGCAACGCCCTGTTCGACCGGCTCACGCCGGAACAGCAGAAGTCCCTCGGCGAGATCATGCAGATCGTCGCCGAGGGACTCCAGCCGGACGAAGCGGGTGCGGATCTGCCCTGGCTCCGCTGA
- a CDS encoding TetR/AcrR family transcriptional regulator codes for MTATTTAQRKAPRPRADALRNRERIVSAAREMFTEFGPDVPLDEIARRAGVGNATVYRNFPDRDALVREVVCSVMDRTTEAAEIALAETGDAFGALERFVHTAADERVSALCPMIQSTFDQNHPDLEAARVRCEELIVELMNRAKAAGQLRTDVDSGDLMLVVAQLSRPPAGTACLQADRFVHRHLQLFLDGLRAPARSILPGAATTLEDLRQA; via the coding sequence GTGACCGCCACGACGACCGCGCAGCGCAAGGCGCCCCGGCCCCGCGCCGACGCCCTGCGCAACCGCGAGCGGATCGTCAGCGCCGCCCGCGAGATGTTCACCGAGTTCGGCCCCGACGTGCCGCTCGACGAGATCGCCCGCCGGGCCGGCGTCGGCAACGCCACGGTGTACCGCAACTTCCCCGACCGCGACGCGCTCGTCCGTGAGGTGGTGTGCTCGGTCATGGACCGCACCACCGAGGCGGCCGAGATCGCGCTCGCGGAGACCGGGGACGCCTTCGGGGCGCTGGAGCGTTTCGTGCACACCGCCGCCGACGAGCGGGTCAGCGCACTGTGCCCGATGATCCAGAGCACCTTCGACCAGAACCACCCGGACCTGGAAGCCGCGCGCGTGCGGTGCGAGGAGCTCATCGTCGAGCTCATGAACCGCGCGAAGGCGGCCGGCCAGCTCCGTACCGACGTGGACTCGGGCGACCTGATGCTCGTGGTCGCCCAGCTCAGCCGGCCGCCGGCGGGCACCGCCTGCTTGCAGGCCGACCGGTTCGTCCACCGCCATCTCCAGCTGTTCCTGGACGGACTGCGGGCCCCGGCCCGCTCCATCCTCCCGGGCGCGGCCACGACCCTGGAGGACCTGCGCCAGGCCTGA
- a CDS encoding M6 family metalloprotease domain-containing protein has product MPWTRRRIRPRRVAALASVTALTVAVSTSAGTERLVPGTTTAGPVALARSDTHGACQIRGGPAVQMSEGLPTPGGYSRSTGTVHALTLMIDFSDAPGSGSALDRFREFFPQTQDWFRTSSYGRLDYRPEAPVTDWLRMPKSFRAYGIERGAPFDPGYRRLVQDIVAAADPKVDFRSYDFLNVLVTPNAGPSALDTVLSVTFAGNTDAPVADGVPVANASFVYSRQDDGSGSYPQTGYRVLPHENGHVFGLPDLYTQNGGGAVGHWDIMSEDWGANNDLLGWHKWKLGWLDAAQVHCVTAPGASEYTLTPLARSGLGTKLLFVPLGRRTGYAVELRTREGNDETVCRAGVLVYKVDADVDTGRGPVRVYDARRDSGGCTRSPNVHAELSDAPFATGEEFRDAGRGVRVRVLGAEGDGAYRVRVTRE; this is encoded by the coding sequence ATGCCGTGGACCAGACGTCGCATACGCCCGCGCCGCGTCGCCGCCCTGGCGTCCGTGACCGCGCTGACCGTCGCGGTCAGCACCTCGGCCGGCACCGAACGCCTCGTCCCCGGCACCACGACCGCCGGCCCCGTCGCCCTCGCCCGCTCCGACACTCACGGCGCCTGCCAGATCCGGGGCGGCCCGGCCGTCCAGATGTCCGAGGGCCTGCCCACGCCCGGCGGCTACTCCCGCTCCACCGGCACCGTCCACGCCCTCACCCTGATGATCGACTTCTCCGACGCGCCCGGCTCAGGCTCCGCCCTCGACCGCTTCCGCGAGTTCTTCCCGCAGACCCAGGACTGGTTCCGCACCAGCTCCTACGGCCGTCTCGACTACCGCCCCGAGGCCCCGGTCACCGACTGGCTGCGCATGCCGAAGTCCTTCCGGGCCTACGGCATAGAGCGCGGCGCCCCCTTCGACCCCGGCTACCGCCGGCTCGTCCAGGACATCGTGGCCGCCGCCGACCCCAAGGTGGACTTCCGGTCCTACGACTTCCTGAACGTCCTGGTGACCCCGAACGCCGGTCCCTCCGCCCTCGACACGGTCCTGTCGGTGACCTTCGCCGGCAACACGGACGCCCCGGTCGCCGACGGCGTTCCCGTCGCCAACGCCTCCTTCGTGTACTCCCGCCAGGACGACGGCTCCGGTTCCTACCCGCAGACCGGCTACCGGGTCCTGCCCCACGAGAACGGCCACGTCTTCGGCCTGCCCGACCTCTACACCCAGAACGGCGGGGGCGCGGTCGGCCACTGGGACATCATGAGCGAGGACTGGGGCGCCAACAACGACCTCCTCGGCTGGCACAAGTGGAAGCTCGGCTGGCTGGACGCGGCGCAGGTCCACTGCGTGACGGCGCCCGGCGCCTCGGAGTACACGCTGACCCCGCTCGCCCGGTCCGGGCTCGGCACCAAGCTCCTCTTCGTCCCCCTCGGCCGCCGCACCGGCTACGCGGTCGAGCTCCGCACCCGCGAGGGCAACGACGAGACGGTGTGCCGGGCGGGCGTCCTCGTCTACAAGGTCGACGCGGACGTGGACACCGGGCGGGGCCCGGTGCGCGTGTACGACGCACGGCGCGACAGCGGGGGCTGCACCCGCAGCCCCAACGTCCACGCGGAACTCTCGGACGCGCCGTTCGCGACGGGGGAGGAGTTCCGGGACGCGGGGAGGGGCGTGCGGGTGCGGGTGCTGGGGGCGGAGGGGGACGGGGCGTATCGGGTACGGGTGACTCGGGAGTAG
- a CDS encoding helix-turn-helix domain-containing protein, giving the protein MPAETTTPPQVPESAVPAEAVAPLIRGVSVLRELTDAGGTLSLSGLERATGLARSTVDRITATLARMGYVRLDGRDAVATPRLMELGNAYLAALRLPALLSGRADALADELDESVSLAVADRDGIRFIHQATRRRAMSLSFRIGDLLPAERTAPGPLFASEWTDQDWRTWRERRATDPEDRGFPAVPLRQLPLPHGVFEEAAAQAGRNGWALDDQLIEPGLVAVSVPVRDPRTGRIACVANVVSHTSRHTATDLRDTLLPRLRATVAGMERELATAPEPDPGPPPSGSAAWIGASKNELGREFIESLARGLTVLTAFGEGRAALTLTDVARATGLARATARRALITYEHLGLVRQQPESRTFALTPRVLSLGFPPLSRTTLPRIAAPHLADLSARVGESTALAILVPSGSGPGSEGSDSGPEIQYTARAVSPRIMGVDIRVGTRLPAAATSLGRVLLPDAPDHALLDEDWEDGLRTIAVPLHDRTGRVVAAVNVALHAAGRTAAECVEELLPELRRTATRIEEELHAAAHFTRIPLL; this is encoded by the coding sequence ATGCCCGCAGAGACGACCACTCCCCCGCAGGTACCGGAGTCCGCCGTGCCGGCCGAGGCGGTCGCACCGCTGATCCGCGGGGTCAGCGTGCTGCGGGAACTGACCGACGCGGGCGGGACGCTGAGCCTGAGCGGCCTGGAACGGGCCACGGGCCTGGCACGTTCCACGGTCGACCGCATCACCGCGACCCTGGCTCGCATGGGATACGTCCGTCTCGACGGCCGGGACGCGGTGGCGACCCCACGCCTCATGGAACTCGGCAACGCCTACCTCGCCGCCCTGCGCCTGCCCGCCCTGCTGTCCGGACGGGCCGACGCCCTCGCGGACGAGCTCGACGAGTCGGTGTCACTGGCGGTGGCCGACCGTGACGGCATCCGCTTCATCCACCAGGCCACCCGCCGCCGCGCGATGTCCCTCAGCTTCCGCATCGGCGACCTGCTTCCCGCCGAACGCACCGCGCCGGGCCCCCTGTTCGCCTCCGAGTGGACGGACCAGGACTGGCGGACTTGGCGCGAACGCCGGGCGACGGACCCGGAGGACCGGGGCTTCCCAGCCGTACCCCTGCGACAACTCCCGCTGCCGCACGGCGTGTTCGAGGAGGCAGCGGCACAGGCGGGCCGGAACGGCTGGGCGCTGGACGACCAGTTGATCGAACCGGGCCTGGTGGCGGTCTCCGTCCCGGTACGGGATCCGCGCACGGGCCGGATCGCGTGCGTGGCGAACGTCGTGAGCCACACCAGCCGGCACACGGCGACGGATCTGCGAGACACCCTGCTGCCACGCCTGCGGGCGACGGTGGCCGGGATGGAACGCGAACTGGCCACCGCCCCGGAGCCGGACCCCGGCCCGCCGCCCTCGGGATCGGCCGCCTGGATCGGCGCCTCCAAGAACGAACTGGGGCGCGAGTTCATCGAGTCCCTCGCGCGCGGGCTGACGGTCCTGACGGCGTTCGGCGAGGGCAGGGCCGCGCTCACGCTGACCGACGTGGCCCGGGCGACCGGCCTCGCGAGGGCGACGGCCCGCCGCGCCCTGATCACCTACGAACACCTGGGCCTGGTCCGCCAGCAACCGGAGTCCCGCACCTTCGCGCTCACCCCCCGGGTCCTGTCCCTGGGCTTCCCACCCCTCTCCCGCACGACCCTCCCCCGCATCGCGGCCCCCCACCTGGCGGACCTCTCGGCACGGGTCGGGGAATCGACGGCACTGGCGATCCTGGTGCCGTCGGGGTCGGGGCCGGGCTCGGAGGGCTCGGACTCCGGCCCGGAGATCCAGTACACGGCGAGGGCGGTGTCCCCGCGGATCATGGGCGTGGACATCAGGGTGGGCACCCGACTGCCGGCCGCGGCGACCTCGCTGGGCAGGGTGCTGCTCCCGGACGCCCCGGACCATGCCCTGCTCGACGAGGACTGGGAGGACGGCCTGCGCACGATCGCCGTCCCCCTCCACGACCGCACGGGCCGGGTCGTGGCCGCCGTGAACGTGGCCCTGCACGCGGCCGGCCGCACGGCCGCGGAGTGCGTCGAGGAACTCCTCCCGGAACTCCGCCGCACGGCGACCCGCATCGAGGAGGAACTTCACGCGGCGGCCCACTTCACCCGGATCCCCCTCCTCTGA
- a CDS encoding GYD domain-containing protein has translation MPLYLSRFSYTPETWARLIGHPEDRAKAAQSYIESVGGKLHGFWYAFGTRDGYNLWEAPDNVSMAAVALAISGGGALSSFETTVLLTVDETMDALRKAGQVQYRAPGA, from the coding sequence ATGCCGCTCTATCTATCTAGGTTCAGCTACACGCCGGAGACCTGGGCGAGACTCATCGGCCACCCCGAGGACCGCGCGAAGGCCGCTCAGTCGTACATCGAGTCCGTTGGCGGCAAGCTCCACGGCTTTTGGTACGCGTTCGGCACCCGCGACGGATACAACCTGTGGGAGGCCCCTGACAACGTCTCCATGGCCGCGGTCGCCCTGGCGATCAGCGGAGGCGGCGCACTCAGCTCGTTCGAGACGACCGTTCTCCTGACCGTCGACGAAACCATGGATGCCTTGCGCAAGGCCGGGCAAGTCCAGTACCGGGCTCCCGGCGCATAG